In one window of Gemmatimonadota bacterium DNA:
- a CDS encoding fasciclin domain-containing protein: MAHSRTLPCLLLFVLLTSACSSAPRDDAQTTAPGAGQASVRDDDSQPDVVKVAVGSPDHSTLVAALKAGELVDALANAGPFTVFAPTNAAFDKLPAGTVETLLKPENKSQLRTVLQHHVTTSALDLDYFEDGQMVGMVDGTKEKFTRRDGAAYIGEAKVVASVRASNGWVHVIDAVLVPAAPK; encoded by the coding sequence ATGGCGCACTCCCGAACGCTTCCCTGCCTGCTCCTGTTCGTGCTCCTCACCTCCGCCTGCTCGTCCGCCCCGCGCGACGACGCCCAGACGACCGCGCCGGGTGCCGGACAAGCCTCGGTGCGGGACGACGACTCCCAGCCTGACGTCGTGAAGGTCGCCGTGGGATCGCCGGACCATTCGACGCTGGTCGCCGCCTTGAAGGCCGGAGAGCTGGTCGATGCCCTCGCGAACGCCGGTCCCTTCACCGTCTTCGCGCCGACCAACGCGGCCTTCGACAAGTTGCCGGCCGGGACCGTGGAGACGCTGCTCAAGCCCGAGAACAAGTCCCAACTGAGGACGGTGCTGCAGCATCACGTCACGACCTCGGCCCTCGATCTGGACTATTTCGAGGACGGACAGATGGTCGGGATGGTGGACGGGACGAAGGAGAAGTTCACCCGGCGCGATGGCGCCGCGTACATCGGCGAGGCGAAGGTCGTGGCCTCGGTGCGGGCATCGAACGGATGGGTGCACGTCATCGATGCCGTCCTGGTTCCGGCGGCGCCGAAATAG